The DNA segment TTTTTTCAGCAAGGCAATGGCCGCTTGGGTAACTTCGGTGAGATTGTGCGACGGGATTTCGGTGGCCAAACCGACGGCAATGCCCGATGCGCCGTTGAGCAGCACCATCGGCAGGCGGGCGGGCAGATGCACCGGCTCTTCAAACGCGCCGTCGTAGTTCGGCACGAAATCCACCGTGCCCATATTGATTTCGGAAAGCAGCAGCTCGGCAATCGGCGTGAGCCGCGCTTCGGTGTAACGCATCGCCGCCGCACCGTCGCCGTCGCGCGAGCCGAAGTTGCCGATACCGTCGATTAAGGGATAGCGCAGGGTAAAATCCTGCGCCATCCGCACCATGGCATCGTAGGCCGAAGCATCGCCGTGCGGATGGTATTTACCGAGAATCTCCCCTACCACGCGGGCGGATTTCACCGGCTTCGCGCCGTGCGTCAACCCCATATCACGCATAGCGTAGAGAATCCGCCGCTGCACGGGCTTTTGGCCGTCTGAAACTTCGGGCAGGGCGCGGCCTTTAACCACGCTCATGGCGTATTCGAGATAGGCGCGTTCGGCGTATTGGCCGAGCAGCAGGTAGTCGTCGCCGACGGCGGGTTGGGAGATGTGTTCGTTCATTGCAAGCGGAAAATGCTGAATTGAAAAAGCCTGTATTGTAAAGCAATTTGGATTCATCCGCCCGCACGCCTTTTCAGACGGCCTGAGACCTTTGCAAAACCCTCAGATGTGGATGCAGTTCAAGGCGTAGCAGCACAGCGAGTGCAGACATATCATACAGATAGGCAAACGAGCGGGCAGCGCACAACGCAGAAATGCGCCGCAGATGGGGGTTTTGCAAAGGTCTCGACCTGATGGCTTGGCCATTCGTTCCGCACACCCTCCAGCACATTGCCTCCGCAACATGCCCTATCCATATCCGCAAACCATTGTGCTGATATAATCGACCCGTCTCCCGCACCGGAAAACAATATGACCGCCCTACCCCGATTTACCCGCCGCTTGAGCGAAGCCGAACACAACCGCCTGCTCGACCGCCTGCAAACCCATTTCAGCCCCCAAAGCGGCACATGGCACGCTTTGTGGCTCAACGGCTTGAAGTTGGGCCGTCTGAACGAAACTTGGTTAGAGCGTGTGCGGCAAGACTGGCCGGAACGCAGCGAAAACCGCGCCGACGGCCTCTACCTGCACAGCGAAAACTGGCTGGCTATGGGCGACAGCCTGCAACACATGGCGCAAGGCTGGAGCAGGCTGGGTTTCTTAGGCGGCTGGCGCAACGAAAAATTTGATGTGGAAGATGCCGCAGGCAAGCCGCTGTTTGCTTTGGAACGCGCGGCTTTCCGCCCGCTGGGGCTGATGAGCCACGCCGTCCACATCAACGGTTTAACCCTGCACAACGGCGAATGGATGTTTTGGATAGGCCGCCGCAGCCCGTATAAAGCGGTTGACCCCAACAAGCTCGACAACCTCGTCGGCGGCGGCATCGCCAGTGGCGAGAGCGTGCGCGAAGCCATGATGCGCGAAGGCGGCGAAGAAGCCGGTTTGGATATCTCGCTGCTGCACAATCTGGCTTGCCAAAACCAACGCCTGAGCGTGCGTCCCGTAGCCCGCGGCCTGCACAACGAGCTGCTGCATATTTTCGACGTGGTGCTGCCGTCTGAAATCCGCCCCGAAAACCAAGACGGCGAAGTGGCCGAGTTCACACTCATGAACCCTACGGAGCTGACCGCCGCCATGTGCGACGGCCTAATGATGAACGATGCCATGCTTGCCACGCTGGATGCGTTTTCGCGCTACGGCCTGCTCGACGAGGGGCACGGCTTATCGAAATGGCTGGCCGATACCCGCCGCCCGGCCTGATCCGCCGAAACATCGAGGCCGTCTGAACACACTCTTTCAGACGGCCTCAACGTTTGCCTGTTTTTACCAAACACGTCTTTAATTTAAGCCGGTTCGCACCATTTAAACGCCGTAACCTGCCAACAATAAAAAGGAAAACTCAATGAACGTACCTGTTTCATACGCCGCTTCTTATCCGCACACCTGCAACAAAGCCCTGTATGTAGCCATGGCCTTGCTGTTCGGCACGTTCGGCGTACACAAATTCTGTGCCGGCCGCGTGTGGATGGGCATACTTTATTTTCTGTTCAGTTGGACATTCATCCCCACCGTCGTCGGCATTATCGAAGGCATTTTGGCGGCATTCAAACCCACCGACTCGCTCGGCGCGATTGTGGTGTAACCCCGCTGCGCACGGCAACGCCCGATTATCAAGGCCGTCTGAATTCAAGGTTTCAGACGGCCTCATGTTTTTGCAAAGCTCACGGTTTATAGCAAAATAGCCAATCCACTTAATTTTTAATACAAAGCCGCAAACAAGGTTTTCAAAGGTTTCAACCTACGGCAAGCGCCGCACCGCGGTTGCAGTAAAAAACATAACCCTGTTTAATAGTATGTCACAACACACCCGATCCATCGGCAGCTTGTGCCGCAACGACCCGGAGCATTCCATGACCCTTCCCGTATTGGCCGTAACCAGCGGCGAACCCGCAGGCATCGGCCCCGACATCTGCTTGGACTTAGCCGAAGCAGACACCCGCTGCCACTGCGTCATACTGGGCGACAAACACCTGTTGCAGCAACGCGCCCGGCAGCTCGGCAAACACATCAACCTGCGCGACTACCAAACAGGCGTTCCGCCCGAGCGCGGCACGCTCGATGTTTGGCATATTCCCCTGCGCGCGCCGTGCGAAGCAGGCCGTCTGAACACCGCCAACGCCGCCTATGTGCTCGAACTGCTCGACACCGCCTACAACGGCATCTGCGACGGCACGTTTGCAGGCATGGTTACCGCTCCGCTGCACAAAGGCGTGATCAACGATGCCGGCGTACCGTTCAGCGGCCACACCGAATATCTGGCCGAAAAGAGCCACACCCCGCAAGTCGTCATGATGCTCGCCGGAGGCGGGCTGCGCGTTGCCCTCGCCACCACCCACCTGCCGCTGAAAGACGTTGCCACCGAAATCACCCGCCCGCTGCTCGAATCGGTTCTGCATATTCTG comes from the Neisseria dumasiana genome and includes:
- a CDS encoding lipoprotein signal peptidase — encoded protein: MQNPHLRRISALCAARSFAYLYDMSALAVLLRLELHPHLRVLQRSQAV
- a CDS encoding NUDIX hydrolase, giving the protein MTALPRFTRRLSEAEHNRLLDRLQTHFSPQSGTWHALWLNGLKLGRLNETWLERVRQDWPERSENRADGLYLHSENWLAMGDSLQHMAQGWSRLGFLGGWRNEKFDVEDAAGKPLFALERAAFRPLGLMSHAVHINGLTLHNGEWMFWIGRRSPYKAVDPNKLDNLVGGGIASGESVREAMMREGGEEAGLDISLLHNLACQNQRLSVRPVARGLHNELLHIFDVVLPSEIRPENQDGEVAEFTLMNPTELTAAMCDGLMMNDAMLATLDAFSRYGLLDEGHGLSKWLADTRRPA
- a CDS encoding TM2 domain-containing protein — protein: MNVPVSYAASYPHTCNKALYVAMALLFGTFGVHKFCAGRVWMGILYFLFSWTFIPTVVGIIEGILAAFKPTDSLGAIVV
- the pdxA gene encoding 4-hydroxythreonine-4-phosphate dehydrogenase PdxA, with protein sequence MTLPVLAVTSGEPAGIGPDICLDLAEADTRCHCVILGDKHLLQQRARQLGKHINLRDYQTGVPPERGTLDVWHIPLRAPCEAGRLNTANAAYVLELLDTAYNGICDGTFAGMVTAPLHKGVINDAGVPFSGHTEYLAEKSHTPQVVMMLAGGGLRVALATTHLPLKDVATEITRPLLESVLHILHRDLQTKFGLPSPRILVAGLNPHAGEGGHLGREEIDTIIPALEKLQQQGLNVRGPFPADTLFQPFMLKNADAVLAMYHDQGLPVLKYAGFGEGVNITLGLPFIRTSVDHGTALDLAGTGKADSGSLLVAVGTALEMARHIPSSGGTQ